The Sander vitreus isolate 19-12246 unplaced genomic scaffold, sanVit1 ctg564_0, whole genome shotgun sequence genomic interval atgattatgacAACATTTGGCCCgtcccacatgggattacaagacaccgcTATTTAACAGacatcttagcttagcacagatctggaggtaactggctccatctagcctagcttagcacagatcctggaggtaactggctccatctagcctagcttagcacagatctggaggtaaccggctccatctagcctagcttagcacagatcctggaggtaactggctccatctagcctagcttagcacagatctggaggtaaccggctccatctagcctagcttagcacagatcctggaggtaaccggctccatctagcctagcttagctcagatcctggaggtaactggctccatctagcctagcttagcacagatctggaggtaaccggctccatctagcctagcttagcacagatcctggaggtaaccggctccatctagcctagcttagcacagatcctggaggtaaccggctccatctagcctagcttagcacagatctggaggtaaccggctccatctaacctagcttagcacagatctggaggtaaccggctccatctaacctagcttagcacagatctggaggtaactggctccatctagcctactgctcccaataagtgacaaaataacaccaacatgttcctatttacatgttgtgatttgtatagtcacagcgtgtacaaataacaaggtcacatgacacacagccatcttctaaccgtatataaactgggaactatattctcagaaggcgaagcactgctacttctgctacttgggcggagtgattagcacaacacctgaaaagccccgttgttactctctgctcctcaccacggggcttctcaggtgctcactctgcccaagtagcagaagtagcagtgcttcatcttctgagaatatagttcccagaatgtatacggttagaagatggctgtgtctcataacCCATGAAAAGTTGAGTCTGTAATacctgtctttgtctttgtgtgttttcctcttCAGTTTAAAGCTGCTTTAAAGACTGTTGTCCCTGCAGAGCACAAATACATCGAGGAAGAACCAAAAGTGTCCAAGCAGGTATGTTTATCAGTAAATAGGTAAATCATCAGCTACATCGCGCAAAAGAGACtctttctgtgacattttagtctctctcattggttcctactgaagacattaaagacacaaatacactcaaaattataaacgcaacactttagtttttgcccccatttttcatgagctgaactcaaagatctaagactttttctacgTACACAAAAGAACTATTTCTCTCAGATATTGTTCActaatctgtctaaatctgtcagtgagcacttctcctttgccgagataatccatccagctcacaggtgtggcatatcaagatgctgattagacagcaggattatATACAGGTGTGacttaggctggccacaataaaaggccactctaaaatgtgtagttttactgtattggggggGTCCGGGGGGGGTCCGAAAACCAGGACAAGGCTTATTAAACGTgggggaaaaacacaaaaacagacacctttctgagaaaaacagaaaggtgcacggtcgacgggaagacgacACGAGGCTTAACTGAATCAGAGTGGTTCCCTGATCTGTGTTTTAAGATCCATCAGGCTGTGTTTTCTGGTTTGAGTCTGAACATGAAGATATAGAACTTCACCaggtttatatttatatagtattCCTAaatcagttatccgtgaggagctcggagtagagccgctgctcctccgcgtcgaaaggagccagttgaggtggttcgggcatctggtaaggatgccccctgggcgcctccctagggaggtgttccaggcacgtccagctgggaggaggcctcggggaagacccaggactaggtggagggacgtccagctgggaggaggcctcggggaagacccaggactaggtggagggacgttcagctgggaggaggcctcggggaagacccaggactaggtggagggacgtccagctgggaggaggcctcggggaagacccaggactaggtggagggacgtccagctgggaggaggcctcggggacgacccaggactaggtggagggacgtccagctgggaggaggcctcggggacgacccaggactaggtggagggattatatctctaacctggcctgggaacgcctcgggatcccccagtcggagctggttaatgtggctcgggaaagggaagtttggggtcccctgctggagctgctacccccgcgacccgataccggataagcggacgaagatggatggatggatggatagtatTCCTAAATATAACTCATTATAACGTGTACTCTGCATCTTTCAGTTGCTCCAGCAGAACTTTAACCGTGTGAAGAGGTGCATCATGGTCCTGATCAGCTACGGGACGTATATCAACAGCTGCTTCGAGTGGGAGTCTGCGCAGAGAAGCATCGTCTCCTTTGTGGTATGAAACACCATCAACAGAGGCCCCGTGATACCATATCATAACGATACTTATGTAGCCacgcaccaaatccagattttatATAATAGAATCAGATATCACTCCCAGTAGACGTTCTGCTGCACCGTGAGTACTTTAACTGCTGATACTTCCTTTAAGTACGCGCTTTTCTTTGATTTCCTGGCAGCTGTTTGTGGCGGTGGTCTGCAACTTTGAGCTCTACATGTTGCCgccgctctgctgctgctgctcgtcTGGAACTACTTCTTCTCCTCAAGCAGAGAAACAGCTGAcgtgagaaacacacacagacaccagacAGTTGTTAACGCTCCTCCGTCTTTCAAACGGTTAAAGGTCTGTTGCTTCCTTTTTCTGCTGCAGTCTGCGGAGGCCGTGTTTGACTGggaagatgaggaagaggacaAAGAGGACAAGGTAGCGGCGCCATAACACAGCTGCTCTTTAATGtgtaatatttatattaaatgAACTAAAACACAGATCTGTCCCTCGTACCCCCGTCAGGAGTCGGAGCCCAAGGGCTTCATGGGTAAACTGTACGCCATCCAGGACGTGTTCATCAGCTGCTCAGAGCGCTCTGGACGACGTGGCGTCGTACGGAGAGCGGATAAAGAAGTACGTATCACCGAGGGTGGATTTCACCACAGGGATAGGACTCAGAGTAAAGGAATCTCAGTTCTTAGTtacagtttgtatttttttcttaaagaaaCATAATAGAAAGAAAATAAGGTAGTAAAAGCACAGATTGTCTTTAGGTCtccatgaaaagaaaacataaacaataaaagaaagatgaaaaatactCAAAATCCTCCCTCCCAAATCACTGCCAGTGAGCATATGTCAGTATCAGCCTGTCACAATGATAATCCACGATACGTGAATGGATAGACTGTAATTCCATTAACCTGTGCTTGATTAATAAGTATTTATAAAGCCTGGAATGAGTTCAAAAAGGTCTCCCATGCTTTCCGAAACCTTGCATTTGAATGCTGAAGCGAGATCTTGATTTTTTTCGGGCTTTAGGCAGGACATAATATCTGTCAGCCATTGTGTATGAGTGGGCGGGGCAGGTTCCCTCCACCTTAGCAGAGTTGTTCACCGGGCCAGAAGAGAGGCAAAAGATATAGTGCGTCGTTTATCTGCAGTTAATCCAACCTCCTCTTCAGTGACCCCCAAAAAGATATGCAGTCAGGagtgaaagataaaaagaaacaagCAACATACAGATAGAGGCAACGATCCAAGACATAAGTACAACAAAGGTTTCCTGTATGtaatacacacagcacacgtTATCACCACTGGAGCAATCTCTAAAAACAAAGTACTACATTACATGTGCAAATGAAGCTGATTAGGGGCAGATGGGCTTTTAAACTGATTGATCACAGAGAGCAACACGAGCTTGTCGTGTTCCAGCGCAGCCACAAAGCGTCTGTCACCCTCTAAATGAGCTGCAAACTTGTATTTATGCTCTTTAAATCAAATCTAAACTATATTATGAATGTGGCTGCTGAAGAACAGACGCTGCACTTTTCAAACGTTTCCTCTGGACATTCGGTGTAACAcaactgttaaaacatttgaccAAATGAAGCATGAAAACCCGAAAGAACTTCCTGTAAGTCTGCGTTTGTGTTCTGCTCtccttcctctgcagcactggTAACTGGACAGGGCCTTTTCTCAGCTGGTTGGCGATCGCTGCCTTATGTTCGGCCACAGTTCTCCTCTACCTCGTTCCTCTTCGGTACCTTGTGCTGGCGTGGGGTGAGTCCTGCTTTaattacaacacaacacacaggacctactgtgtgtgtgctcacggCTGCTACCTTTCCTTCTGCAGGTGTGAAGAAGTTCACCAAGAAGCTGCGCGATCCGTACATGATCGACAACAACGAGCTTCTGGACTTCCTGTCCAGAGTTCCCTCTGATGTTCAAGTGGTGGGTAACTCATAAGTCTTGTtctgggggggggagagagagagagagagacagacagacagacagagagagagagagagagagagagagagagagagagagacagacagcgagggagagagacagagagagagagagagagggagagagagagagagacagacagacagagagagagagagagagagagagagagagagagagagagagagagagagagacagacagcgagagagagagagagagagacagagagagagagagacagagagagagagagagagagagacagagagagagagagagagagagacagagagagagagagagagagagacagacagcgagggagagagacagagagagagagagagagagagacagagagagagagagagagacagagagagagagagagagagagagagagagagagagacagacagacagacagagagagagagagagagagagacagagagcaagggagagagaaagagagagagacagagagacagagagagagacagacagagagagagagacagacagacagagagagagacagacagagagagagggagggagagagagagacagacagacagcgaggagagagacagagagacagagagagagagagagagaggggagagagagagagagagacagagagcaagggagagagagagagagacagagagacaaagagagacagagagagacagagagagacagagagacaaagagagacagagagagagacagagattttgatttttaaaggaactttattttgacagataATACTTCCAGTGGTCCAACAGTCTTGAGATTGTTCTGACTGATCTCACACTCCAGAACAGCTGCCAAAGCAGCAGCATTGTTCAGTTTTGGTCCAGCGATATCCACCACATTCCCCAGCGTGAGCACCCGTGCTCTGCAGAACACGTCCGAGATGGCAGAACCAGCCCAGCAGGGGTAATCCAACCGGTCTCCGTACACCACTGGTTCCTGTAGCAGCCAGTGTAGGGAGTCACCCTGCACCCGTCTCTCCTTGGTCAGCAGCTTCCACACTGTAAACACGCCACGATAGAAAGGAGGCAAAGCCTGGAAACTCAGCTTCCTCACATCCATCAGGAACAAAGAGTCTTTTAGTCCAAAACCCTTAAAGTCTTTCAGCACCCAATGGGCCAGAGGTCTTTAGGGCCAAACAGCAGTCTCTGGAGGAACTGCAGGCGGAAAGCAGCGCCCCTGCTGGCCAAATGAACCAGTCCTTGTCCTCCCTCTTCCTTAGGAAGAAACAGAACAGCCTGGGGAATCCAGTGCAGCTTATCCCAAAAAAAATTAACCAAAACAGATTGAATTTTAACAAGTAAATTAGAAGGGGGATCCACACAAGACAGTTTATGCCACAGAGAAGAGGACAGCAGATTGTTAATAACGAGCGTCCTCCCTCTGTAGGACATGCTCGGTAAGAGCCACTTCCATTTCTTTAATCGGCCTTCTATTTTTTCCAGAGCGTTATCCCAGTTTCTTTGCATTATACACTCCTCACCCAGAAACACACCCAAATACTTGACCCCTCCTTTCTTCCAGGTGAGCCCTCCTGGGAGAGACAGAGTGCTCTGTAGCTTATCTCCCACCACCACAGCTTCACTCTTAGCCCAGTTCACTTTAGCAGAAGAGATACGATTAAAAATACTTACAGTCTCTACCAAAGTGTTGATGTCTGTTTGCTTGTTTAAAACAACCATGACATCGTCTGCGTAAGCTGATATTTTAACAGCTGAAACACACCCAGGAAAATACACACCTAAAAGTTCCTTCCTAAGTTTGTGGAGCAGAGGCTCAATAGCGAGGGAATAAAGCATCCCCGACAGAGAGCATCCCTGCCGTACCCCTCTCTGCACATTAAAAGGTGCAGCCAAACCACCATTAACCTTCAATATACTCGCAATGTCACGGTACAGTACCTGAATCTTAGCTATGAAACCTGGGCTGAAGCCAAAAGCATTGAGGGTCTGCCACAAATACTGATGTTCAAcccggtcaaaagcctttttcCTGGTCTATGGAAATAAGACCAGTATCCATACCCAGTGAGCTAGAGACGTCCCAAAACATGCCGAattaaagtgatattatcactcaTTAACCTGCCGGGCACACAGTAAGTCTGGTCGACATGAACCACTTCATCCATCGCCTCCCGAAGCCGAGAGCGAGAGCTTTGGACAAGATCTTATAGTCCCCACACAGCAGAGAAACAGGTCTCCAGTTCTTTATGTCCTGTAAGTCTCCTTTCTTTGGCAGCAGGGTAATGACTGCCCTTCTGCAGCTCAGCGGTAGGCGTCCTCTGCTCAAGCTGTCCTGAAAGACCTCCAGCAGATCTTCACCAATAACTGGCCAAAAGGTCTTAGAGAAATCCACAGGCAGCCCGTCGATGCCTGGTGCCTTACCGTTCCCCAGACTCATCAGAGCAACATACAGTTCATTCAGGGACAGTAGATCTTCCAGCACCGTGTTGTTAGCAGCACCCACCTGAGGAAGCCCAGCATGGAAAGACGCAGCTGACTCAGGATCTTCCACGTACTCCTCTCTGAACAGGTCTTTATAGAACGAGGTGGCATATCTCCTGATCTCAGGGGTTCCTGTGATCGTAGCTCCATCTTCAGAGCGTAGCGAGTGGATGATCTTCCttgaccattcttacgctctagACCAAAGAAAAACTGTGAGGGGGCATCCATCTGGGAAGCTGCTCATGAAGCGGCAGCGGACCAGAGCCCCCTGTGCTGTGATGCCCAACAGGTTGGCTAAAGCAGCCTTTTTAACTTTAAGAGCTTCAACATGCCCTTGATTTCCTGTGGAATCCACCAAATCCTGTAGTTCCACTACTTCAATCTCTAGGTCTTGAAGAGACCTGGTGATGTGCTTGGTCACATTGCGAGTATATTTCTGACAAAAGAGTTTCACCTGAACCTTTCCAATATCCCACCACT includes:
- the LOC144514400 gene encoding multiple C2 and transmembrane domain-containing protein 1-like isoform X1 — translated: MVLISYGTYINSCFEWESAQRSIVSFVLFVAVVCNFELYMLPPLCCCCSSGTTSSPQAEKQLTLRRPCLTGKMRKRTKRTRSRSPRASWVNCTPSRTCSSAAQSALDDVASYGERIKNTGNWTGPFLSWLAIAALCSATVLLYLVPLRYLVLAWGVKKFTKKLRDPYMIDNNELLDFLSRVPSDVQVFLHTVAHLPSLSQPQVAQHLSLNPPEATLRPGRPNRPTQRDREPSQPKHPAPGTGVRSRGTGNRPIRTARPPRLGGRPTRTGTDQMTLLPTSKTLHGIRSHKNNIAEAFHFKTER
- the LOC144514400 gene encoding multiple C2 and transmembrane domain-containing protein 1-like isoform X2, which encodes MVLISYGTYINSCFEWESAQRSIVSFVLFVAVVCNFELYMLPPLCCCCSSGTTSSPQAEKQLTLRRPCLTGKMRKRTKRTRSRSPRASWVNCTPSRTCSSAAQSALDDVASYGERIKNTGNWTGPFLSWLAIAALCSATVLLYLVPLRYLVLAWGVKKFTKKLRDPYMIDNNELLDFLSRVPSDVQVRLTDHT